The genomic DNA GCTTAGCATCAGCTGAGGGCCGAGTTTAAACTACTCTGCAAGTGATCTCTTAATATACTTAACTTGAAGCCTGATAAAAGATTTCaattgccttggcctctcaaaaatTCTAGGCTTCAAAGGAAATTTGTCAAATCTTCTATCTTTATATGGGATtatatataaactattttttcCAGATGTATATATCAGGAGagattttcaatatattttaacatcAGGTACAGCATGGGTCCTGAGCAACCAGAACAGGTACTGCTCATTAACCCCGTGTGTACTGGCTTACATTTCTATTAAACCCGAACTCAACCCAGTGTTACCAAGACCCACATCAGGAATTCCTCCATGCATCCAGACAGACACCTCAGAAGTCGTTCAAGGCCTTCCTTGTCTGCCTTCGGTAGCAAGGATGCCTGCAGGCTCAGCACTGGCATTGTCAGAGGCAGGGATAAAGGTGTAGCATGAATAACGAGTGGCTCCTGAAGATGACCCCtagaaatgttttcctttaaaattagaGGATTTCTGACAGCCTTCTCTTATGCCCCAATTATAGGACTTTCTGATTCCTTTGATTCATTCTGCCTCTTGGGATATCACACTCACATAGGGCATCAAAAGGATGCTATTTTTAATATgtcttatcttttcaaaaatatgcTATCTCTTTATTCTGTATATTTGTAGtagataagtttttaaaaaaatattaaaataaatcttagGGAGCTTTCCTGTTTATGACCTACtagaattttaaattgaaaaaattaattaccAGTGTCATCTGGGTTTCAACTCCATTCAAGCAAAATCTCTGTGTACAGAGACCACAGTCCTGACTGCTAGCATCTTTATGCCTCCACTGCGACCTTGAAGCTCTGGTCAGGAGCATTTCTTCACTGCAGCTCTGTTTGGAACTCATAAGAAAGCCAGGCTCGCCATGCATCCTATCCCTGCAATCTCAAATCAAAACTCAACATGCAAATCACTCTTGTCTATACTCTCAATCCCATACTGAGTTTTGCTTCTTATACATGACCTAATCTTCTCTGATTCCCTCCATCtgaaacatatttctttttttgttttgtttgtttgttcgagatggagtctcgctctgtcaccaggctggagtgcagtggcgcgaactcggctcactgcaacctctgcctcctgggttcaagcgattctcctgtctcagcttcccaagtagctgggattacaggcacatgccaccaacccagctaatttttttgtttttagtagagacggggtttcactgtgttggccaagatggtctcaaactcttgacctcatgatccgtctgcctcggactcccaaagtgctgggattacagacatgagccactgcgcccggcccgaaaCATATCTTTTTAAATGCCTTTGCCTTAACTGAAGTGTAGAGCTTTCTGGAAGACGGCATTTTTTCCTGTTAACATATTGCAGTCAGGGTAGGGTTAGTATTGACTGGGATTTCCAGTGTAGCTTCTGAATCACTAACCCTCTGTGCTTGTGTAAAAGCGTTTATTGCTTGAAGGTTCATATCTGACTAAATCACCTCGTCTTTACTTCTTACTGTAATTTAAAGACTCCCTGGTCACGGTCGTGGTCCTCAAGCTAACCTTAGCCAGCCACACTGTCATAGCTCTCTGAAGGTGTCTCCTCCATATGTCAGCGTGCCCGAGTCTTCCAGGTTATAGTCCCTGTGCACTCCTACCCTGGCAATGGTGAAAACAACTTATAATTACGAGCATGTTTGCTGATCTACATGATTCACTGAATACTGAGCCCCTTGAAAGCAGAGCCTGTCATTCATCTTTGTGTCCCAGGGTCCAGCACAGTGCTGAGCATATAGTAGACAgtacatgttttttaaatgaatgaatgaagatcaCTTTCTAAGAGCtatgaatacattttatattttctaagagctatgaatacattttatattttctcagatTCTTAAAATAGTTTGCCTTTCTATCGTATTCACAAGATGTGCAAGTTAGAAGGAAATGAGTAATTGGATGTTGTCAACTATGTCTTAAAGAAAATTggtgaaagtaaaacaaaatacgatttagtattttgttataaatatttacttagcCCAGTCATTATGTCTCTAGGAGGGATCAATAAAGTTCATGTTTATAATAAAGCGATTATGATAAGGGAAGTAGAAACTTAGAACTGTgtcatacaatatatatatatttttgagacggagtcttgctctgtcaccaggctggagtgcagtggcacgatcttggctcactgcaacttccgcctccatggttcaagcgattattctgcctcagcctcctgagtagctgggactacaggtgtgagacaacacacccagctaatttttgtatttttagtagagatggggtttcaccatgttggccaggatggtcttgatctcttgaccttgtgatccacctgccttggcctcccaaagtgctgggattacaggcatgagccaccacacccaggcaataattatttttttaaacttggaaGTTTATTCAGATGAAGAGTCAAGTAAGGGAGGACTGATTATTGTTCTCCAATATTTGAAACTCTGGGTTTATGAAAAAGGCATCTAGACTAGTTTGGTACGGttctaagaaagaaaagtaggaacTTTAGAAGTAGATAAAATTTGGGTCGAGATAAGAAAGAATTTCCTGATGAGAGTTGGTAAAGGATGAAGGGTCAACCTCAGGATGTGAGGTTCTGTGCCTTTGGAAATTAAAGCCCAGCCCAGATCTCGCTTCTTCAGGATGCGATGGGGTGGCTCACACAATTGGAAGTCCACATAACCCTGAGGGCCTATCAATATTTATATCTATTGAGGACAGAAAAAAGTAACCTTAGCAATACTTACTAGAAAATGAGGTGCTTGCTATTCGTCCTGCCCAAAATCGTAGGTAGGGCCCCCAAGAAAGTTTAGACTGCAAAAAGGAGACATCAGCATGGAGTAATTAATAAGAAGAATGGTGACTGCAGATTTGTTTTAATGTAGAGATTTCAAAATGCTCTCTGTATGTCGTatgttccattttctctctcccagATTAAGAGACTAAGATGATTAAAATTATAAGTTGCCTACACATGgatctagaaaacaaaaaaggagactACCACCTCCCCCACCATGTTCCCTAATATTGACATACTAAGCTTACAGGGTCAAGTGTTGAATTTATGCTCTGCTCCtcttgttcctctttttcttcttcctcctcttcctctgtgcTATATTCTTCCATGATGTCTCCGTCAACAAAATGGATAATCCTTCTAGGAGTAGTCTTTTTGGAAGGTACACTCTTCTCTAGGTCTAACTGCTGAAAACCGTCTATCTccataatgaaacaaaacaactagaaaattaaaaacagggtACCTTTTAGGGCAAGTGACCCACAGCTGAGAGTTATCTAGTTATCTTCAATGGCTAGTAAAGACAGAGATTTCAGAGTTAATCACACTGGTGAC from Callithrix jacchus isolate 240 chromosome 19, calJac240_pri, whole genome shotgun sequence includes the following:
- the FAM177B gene encoding protein FAM177B; amino-acid sequence: MEIDGFQQLDLEKSVPSKKTTPRRIIHFVDGDIMEEYSTEEEEEEEKEEQEEQSINSTLDPSKLSWGPYLRFWAGRIASTSFSTCEFLGGRFAVFFGLTQPKYQYVLNEYHRIQNKKRDNKSEGNGSKAQAAEVPNEKCHLEAGDREYGTIQRDAAEAILQ